One window of the Gambusia affinis linkage group LG13, SWU_Gaff_1.0, whole genome shotgun sequence genome contains the following:
- the sfr1 gene encoding swi5-dependent recombination DNA repair protein 1 homolog, which translates to MEITPKAAKLSCGYSSPCSVESSPSEFKEKLHSGLSASLRERLKRTRRSFVSPLSVAKRLCVDSEEEEDAPHAPADSQETIPVHTLDANGTEVKLGNERLSSLAPQPSHMSSGDLALQLRKEVKEKTETLRRLKMVKMYRSKNDLTQLQTLIDKWRSCTQAALYELQSEFPIDGRKADLSELIDLFGLDDSILCFDRPEGDFTT; encoded by the exons ATGGAGATCACACCGAAAGCAGCCAAACTATCATGTGGGTATTCATCGCCTTGTTCAGTCGAGTCAAGCCCCTCTGAATTTAAAGAGAAG CTTCATTCTGGGCTGAGTGCCTCCCTAAGGGAAAGGCTGAAGAGAACACGGCGCTCCTTCGTCTCCCCCCTTTCTGTGGCCAAGCGCCTTTGTGTTgacagtgaggaggaggaagatgccCCACATGCTCCAGCAGACTCCCAGGAGACTATCCCTGTCCACACTCTGGACGCAAACGGGACTGAAGTGAAGCTGGGCAATGAGAGGTTGTCCTCACTTGCTCCCCAACCATCACACATGTCCTCAGGAGATTTAGCTCTACAGCTGAGGAAGGAAGTGAAGGAGAAAACGGAGACACTGCGTCGACTCAAGATGGTGAAAATGTACAGAAGCAAG AATGATTTGACGCAGCTCCAAACGTTGATTGACAAGTGGCGCAGTTGTACTCAGGCTGCTCTGTACGAGCTCCAGTCAGAGTTCCCCATAGACGGAAGGAAGGCCGACCTGTCCGAGCTCATTGACCTCTTCGGTCTGGATGATAGCATTCTGTGCTTTGACCGTCCAGAGGGAGACTTCACTACATAA